In the genome of Microbacterium saperdae, one region contains:
- a CDS encoding M23 family metallopeptidase, with amino-acid sequence MTADTPAADVADEVVDIPTPAELLAENVAAPAIPFVAAPAASAETDAHADAFELASRAFRAATGPVAVQSASAPSASDEEGAEGVTVSDAHIAPRRPRNARKFLALGATVGVMSLAGLLAVSMTLPAEAVAAAQGTTVASTSLVAGSAAAKGDASGDEIQAFIASSDVQSESLARDDDFSTVSLIDVAAEQGINYSSEIFTNDPDAAIQWPFMVGVGMSYGYGMRSGRLHEGIDFVPGNGAPVQAIADGTVRIATEQGGAYGVTVYIDHVIDGSVITSHYSHMQYGSLQVKAGDTVTVGTVVGKTGNTGRSYGAHMHFELIVNGTTIDPLPWLRENAGRYSY; translated from the coding sequence TCGCTGATGAGGTCGTCGACATCCCGACTCCGGCCGAGCTGCTCGCCGAGAACGTCGCAGCCCCCGCGATCCCCTTCGTGGCCGCGCCCGCCGCATCGGCAGAGACCGACGCCCATGCCGACGCGTTCGAGCTGGCATCCCGTGCTTTCCGTGCCGCGACCGGACCGGTCGCCGTGCAGTCGGCATCCGCGCCGAGCGCCTCCGACGAAGAGGGTGCGGAGGGCGTCACCGTTTCCGACGCACACATCGCCCCGCGTCGTCCGCGCAACGCCCGCAAGTTCCTTGCCCTCGGTGCCACGGTCGGTGTCATGAGCCTCGCCGGGCTCCTTGCCGTGTCGATGACGCTCCCTGCCGAGGCTGTCGCCGCGGCGCAGGGCACCACGGTCGCTTCCACCTCTCTCGTCGCTGGCTCCGCCGCGGCGAAGGGTGACGCGTCCGGCGACGAGATCCAGGCATTCATCGCCTCCTCCGACGTGCAGAGCGAGTCGCTCGCGCGTGACGACGACTTCAGCACGGTCTCTCTGATCGATGTCGCCGCCGAGCAGGGCATCAACTACTCCAGCGAGATCTTCACGAACGACCCTGACGCCGCGATCCAGTGGCCCTTCATGGTCGGCGTGGGCATGAGCTACGGCTACGGCATGCGCAGCGGCCGCCTCCACGAAGGCATCGACTTCGTGCCGGGCAACGGTGCGCCTGTCCAGGCGATCGCCGACGGCACGGTGCGCATCGCGACCGAGCAGGGCGGCGCCTACGGCGTGACCGTGTACATCGATCATGTGATCGACGGATCGGTCATCACGAGCCACTACTCGCACATGCAGTACGGCTCGCTGCAGGTCAAGGCCGGCGACACCGTCACGGTCGGCACCGTGGTCGGCAAGACCGGCAACACCGGACGCTCCTACGGCGCCCACATGCACTTCGAGCTCATCGTCAACGGAACGACCATCGATCCGCTGCCGTGGCTGCGCGAAAACGCAGGTCGGTACTCGTACTGA
- a CDS encoding NAD-glutamate dehydrogenase, with amino-acid sequence MSDDPKTSPDPLPGDSWETRLTKQVARTVNHYRRASGLTTKAFAQLCNIEFRGNGDAGPQEIRPTTLNNLFAGKRKSIGLGEIMLFARVLGVAPVALMTPVGVETDSEAWPSGLRPSEAVFDAIVGIESWGSLFEEVAASVALTDGGQEALDRHSAAFEQSRVATIDRSRRITELLLRHGRCKQDLLQRAVLFTAPPASLSDIDINALTAAVRSLASDLRSTREKLRAEGVELSALSSMLSWIDVVAVSDLTDEDIRVLVTRGAGEAGDRFLFFNEGMNNGTPTNSAQ; translated from the coding sequence ATGAGCGATGACCCGAAGACCAGCCCCGACCCGTTGCCAGGCGACAGCTGGGAGACGCGACTGACAAAGCAAGTTGCGAGAACTGTTAATCACTACCGCCGCGCCTCAGGACTGACTACGAAGGCGTTCGCTCAGCTATGCAACATCGAGTTTCGGGGCAACGGGGACGCGGGGCCGCAAGAGATCAGGCCGACCACCTTGAACAACCTCTTCGCAGGCAAACGCAAGTCGATCGGACTGGGCGAGATCATGTTGTTCGCCCGCGTCTTGGGAGTCGCGCCGGTTGCTCTGATGACGCCTGTTGGCGTCGAGACGGACAGTGAAGCATGGCCGTCCGGTTTGCGCCCATCAGAGGCTGTCTTCGATGCGATTGTCGGTATTGAAAGTTGGGGCAGTTTGTTCGAGGAGGTCGCCGCGTCCGTTGCCCTCACGGACGGCGGCCAAGAGGCGCTCGATCGCCACTCAGCAGCGTTCGAGCAATCACGCGTAGCTACGATCGACCGATCGCGGCGAATCACGGAGTTGCTCTTGCGACACGGGCGATGCAAACAGGATCTGCTGCAGCGAGCTGTGCTGTTTACCGCTCCCCCGGCTTCGCTGAGCGACATCGATATCAACGCGCTTACTGCCGCTGTCCGCTCACTTGCCTCCGACCTTCGCTCAACCCGAGAAAAGCTGCGCGCTGAGGGCGTCGAGCTGTCGGCCCTAAGCTCGATGCTCTCCTGGATCGACGTCGTCGCAGTCTCAGACCTCACGGATGAGGATATTCGTGTTCTCGTGACGCGAGGAGCTGGCGAGGCTGGCGACCGATTCCTGTTCTTCAACGAAGGCATGAATAATGGCACGCCCACGAACTCCGCTCAGTAG
- a CDS encoding HNH endonuclease: MGNRTKSRRYIKLSGEFRARCEADRLPCWLCGMGIDYAAPHDDYKNDERFQLDHFHPWSTHPELREDPSNFRPSHAGCNRERSNGSPRPPLGIPSRQWS; encoded by the coding sequence ATGGGGAACCGGACGAAGTCCCGCCGCTACATCAAGCTCTCCGGAGAGTTCCGTGCACGGTGTGAAGCCGACCGGCTCCCGTGCTGGCTCTGCGGCATGGGCATCGACTATGCCGCCCCGCACGACGACTACAAGAACGACGAACGCTTCCAGCTCGACCACTTCCACCCGTGGTCGACGCACCCGGAGCTGCGTGAGGATCCGTCGAACTTCCGGCCCTCGCACGCCGGCTGCAACCGGGAGCGCTCGAATGGCTCACCCCGGCCACCGCTCGGCATCCCGTCGAGGCAGTGGTCCTGA
- a CDS encoding NINE protein: MTLTPSNPPQTPPPGWYTNPHGQQQWWDGRQWGQVAPTHAAPVVIVAAKESGTAYLFAILLGGFAAHRFYLNSPGSAIGFIVLWWGGWALSVLLIGIPMVIAAAIWWIVDMVRIPEMVRAANAPQRY; this comes from the coding sequence ATGACGCTGACGCCCTCCAACCCGCCGCAGACACCACCTCCCGGCTGGTACACCAACCCCCATGGGCAGCAGCAATGGTGGGACGGGCGCCAGTGGGGACAAGTTGCCCCCACTCACGCCGCGCCTGTCGTCATCGTCGCGGCAAAGGAGAGCGGCACCGCCTACCTATTCGCGATCCTCCTCGGAGGATTCGCCGCACACCGCTTTTATCTGAACAGCCCAGGTAGCGCGATCGGGTTCATCGTCCTCTGGTGGGGCGGATGGGCACTGTCCGTGCTCCTTATCGGGATTCCCATGGTCATCGCCGCAGCGATCTGGTGGATTGTCGACATGGTTCGAATTCCGGAGATGGTCCGCGCTGCCAACGCTCCGCAACGCTACTGA
- a CDS encoding site-specific integrase has protein sequence MIVVEVDAARKRQHRLWRARTRYRFDDGKLRQVERIAESESKAETALKIALTTIQASTATDVKRETRLGDLGERFLAAKSGRAPRTIETYERAVRKVIIPRIGDLAVSEATADRLQRFVDAIASEVGIGTAKTARAVLSGMMGLAARADAVRHNPVRELAPIEQKAVGATPIPLGDLAGILEKLRGDQRAHDLDLVDLVEFVAGTGVRISEACGLAWEDVDLGAGTATIRANAVRATGHGVIRQLHTKTDAGARRIRLPGGVLGVLGDRRVRGGPNPHGLVFPTILGNLRDPRNTARDWAQARTRLGIGNYSFHSFRKTVATALDQAGLTARDIAEFLGHADPSLTMGTYMSKTVGGSRAADALDAVLGI, from the coding sequence ATGATCGTCGTCGAGGTGGACGCGGCTCGGAAGCGACAGCATCGTCTCTGGCGTGCCCGCACCCGCTACCGGTTCGACGACGGGAAGCTGCGCCAAGTCGAGAGGATCGCCGAGAGCGAATCGAAAGCCGAGACCGCACTCAAGATCGCGCTGACGACGATTCAGGCTTCTACGGCTACAGATGTAAAGCGGGAGACGCGACTCGGCGACCTAGGGGAGCGATTCCTCGCAGCGAAGTCTGGCCGAGCGCCAAGGACCATCGAGACCTACGAGCGCGCAGTGCGCAAGGTCATCATCCCGCGTATCGGCGACCTAGCCGTCTCGGAGGCGACGGCGGACCGCCTGCAACGGTTCGTCGATGCAATCGCATCCGAGGTGGGCATCGGTACCGCGAAGACCGCACGCGCCGTCCTGTCCGGGATGATGGGGCTAGCTGCTCGGGCTGACGCCGTGCGCCACAACCCCGTGCGCGAGCTCGCACCAATCGAACAGAAGGCAGTGGGCGCTACGCCTATCCCACTCGGCGATCTCGCCGGCATCCTCGAGAAGCTGCGCGGCGACCAACGCGCCCATGACCTCGATCTTGTCGACCTGGTCGAGTTCGTCGCCGGAACGGGCGTGCGGATCAGCGAGGCGTGCGGGCTCGCGTGGGAAGACGTGGACCTCGGCGCCGGGACCGCGACAATCCGGGCGAACGCAGTGCGCGCTACCGGCCACGGCGTGATCAGGCAGCTCCACACGAAGACTGACGCCGGCGCGCGTAGGATCCGCCTCCCCGGCGGCGTGCTCGGCGTCCTCGGCGACCGCCGCGTGCGAGGCGGCCCCAATCCTCACGGGCTCGTATTTCCGACGATCCTCGGCAACCTGCGGGATCCACGGAACACGGCGCGAGACTGGGCGCAGGCCCGGACGCGCCTCGGCATCGGCAACTACAGCTTCCACAGCTTCCGCAAGACGGTCGCTACGGCGCTCGATCAGGCTGGCCTCACGGCTCGCGACATCGCTGAGTTTCTCGGGCATGCCGATCCCTCGCTCACGATGGGCACCTACATGTCGAAGACAGTCGGAGGATCCCGGGCAGCGGACGCTCTCGACGCCGTTCTCGGCATCTGA
- a CDS encoding helix-turn-helix domain-containing protein, producing MARRVTPTWVTREVVSRFGVSASERVVLLCLWDHANGDLESWPSHPTIARETGLSERKTKEAVKVLHRRGFTRRADGRGPDDPPLNDRKAVRWLMVPTPALIDRSLVHPVH from the coding sequence ATGGCTCGACGTGTGACGCCCACGTGGGTCACACGGGAGGTCGTCAGCAGGTTCGGGGTATCGGCTTCCGAGCGGGTAGTGCTGCTGTGCTTGTGGGACCACGCGAACGGCGATCTGGAGTCGTGGCCATCGCATCCGACGATCGCTCGGGAGACCGGCTTGTCGGAGCGAAAGACGAAGGAAGCGGTGAAGGTGCTGCATCGGCGAGGCTTCACAAGACGAGCAGACGGAAGGGGACCCGACGACCCGCCCTTGAACGATCGGAAGGCCGTGCGGTGGTTAATGGTTCCTACACCCGCATTGATCGACCGTTCGCTAGTGCATCCCGTGCACTAG
- a CDS encoding helix-turn-helix transcriptional regulator: MAAYTQTSVPTLARWAAEGQGPKVTKLGGVVRYRREDVLTWIAEAGATAL; encoded by the coding sequence GTGGCTGCATACACGCAGACGTCTGTTCCGACGCTTGCGCGTTGGGCGGCGGAGGGTCAAGGGCCCAAGGTGACGAAGCTCGGGGGTGTTGTGCGCTACCGCCGGGAGGATGTGCTCACCTGGATCGCCGAGGCGGGAGCGACCGCATTGTGA